In the genome of Rhodamnia argentea isolate NSW1041297 chromosome 3, ASM2092103v1, whole genome shotgun sequence, one region contains:
- the LOC115756693 gene encoding solanesyl diphosphate synthase 3, chloroplastic/mitochondrial isoform X1, producing MSFPRGLCAVSRFARRGVHGYGRLRSSDHRLPTLIQTHFAGSPKTVLGCKDIYSCCLPSSFSIRHQIHHQTVVEEQLDPFSLVADELSLLANRLRAMVIAEVPKLASAAEYFFRMGVEGKRFRPTVLLLMASALHLPLPVPTDGSLGDAVSSELRTRQQCIAEITEMIHVASLLHDDVLDDADTRRGIPSLNDIMGNKLAVLAGDFLLSRACVALASLKNTEVVSLLATVVEHLVTGETMQMTTSSDQRCSMEHYMQKTYYKTASLISNSCKAIAILAGQTTEVAVLAYEYGRNLGLAFQLIDDVLDFTGTSASLGKGSLSDIRHGIVTAPILFAMEEFPQLRTVVDRGFDDPANVDLALEYLGRSRGIQRARELAKKHAALAATAIDSLPESDDEDVRKSRRALIDLTHIVITRNK from the exons ATGTCATTCCCTCGGGGGCTGTGCGCGGTTTCGAGGTTCGCGAGACGAGGCGTCCATGGGTACGGTCGGCTTCGTTCTTCGGATCATCGGCTCCCTACCCTGATTCAGACCCACTTCGCCGGCTCTCCTAAGACG GTGTTGGGCTGCAAAGACATCTACTCGTGTTGTTTGCCTTCTTCATTTAGTATCAGACATCAGATTCATCATCAAACAGTGGTTGAG GAACAACTTGACCCATTCTCACTTGTTGCAGATGAGCTATCACTACTTGCTAACAGATTGCGAGCAATGGTTATTGCTGAG GTCCCAAAACTTGCCTCGGCTGccgaatatttttttagaatggGTGTGGAAGGGAAAAGGTTTCGCCCCACA GTTTTACTTTTAATGGCTAGTGCTTTGCATTTGCCTCTGCCGGTACCAACTGATGGTAGTTTAGGAGATGCAGTGTCTTCGGAACTACGTACAAGACAGCAGTGCATAGCTGAGATCACAGAGATGATTCAT GTTGCAAGCCTTCTTCATGATGATGTGTTGGATGATGCCGACACAAGACGTGGTATTCCTTCATTAAATGATATCATGGGAAACAAG TTGGCAGTTTTAGCTGGGGATTTTCTCCTTTCTCGAGCTTGTGTGGCGCTTGCATCCTTGAAAAACACGGAG GTTGTATCGTTGTTAGCAACAGTGGTAGAGCATCTTGTTACTGGTGAAACTATGCAAATGACCACGTCGTCTGATCAGCGGTGTAG CATGGAACATTATATGCAGAAGACATATTACAAGACAGCATCATTGATTTCAAACAGCTGCAAGGCTATTGCTATTCTTGCTGGACAAACAACAGAAGTCGCCGTGCTGGCTTACGAGTATGGCAGAAACCTG GGTTTGGCATTTCAATTGATAGATGATGTTCTTGATTTCACTGGGACATCAGCGTCCTTGGGGAAGGGTTCTTTATCTGACATTCGCCAT GGAATCGTAACAGCTCCAATCTTGTTTGCCATGGAGGAGTTTCCCCAGTTACGCACGGTTGTTGACAGGGGCTTTGATGACCCGGCAAATGTTGATCTT GCTCTTGAGTATCTTGGAAGGAGTCGTGGAATACAAAGGGCAAGGGAACTAGCCAAAAAGCATGCAGCTCTTGCCGCTACAGCAATTGATTCTCTTCCCGAGAGCGACGATGAGGATGTCCGGAAATCAAGGCGAGCACTCATAGACCTCACACATATAGTCATTACAAGAAACAAATGA
- the LOC115756693 gene encoding solanesyl diphosphate synthase 3, chloroplastic/mitochondrial isoform X2: MVIAEVPKLASAAEYFFRMGVEGKRFRPTVLLLMASALHLPLPVPTDGSLGDAVSSELRTRQQCIAEITEMIHVASLLHDDVLDDADTRRGIPSLNDIMGNKLAVLAGDFLLSRACVALASLKNTEVVSLLATVVEHLVTGETMQMTTSSDQRCSMEHYMQKTYYKTASLISNSCKAIAILAGQTTEVAVLAYEYGRNLGLAFQLIDDVLDFTGTSASLGKGSLSDIRHGIVTAPILFAMEEFPQLRTVVDRGFDDPANVDLALEYLGRSRGIQRARELAKKHAALAATAIDSLPESDDEDVRKSRRALIDLTHIVITRNK, encoded by the exons ATGGTTATTGCTGAG GTCCCAAAACTTGCCTCGGCTGccgaatatttttttagaatggGTGTGGAAGGGAAAAGGTTTCGCCCCACA GTTTTACTTTTAATGGCTAGTGCTTTGCATTTGCCTCTGCCGGTACCAACTGATGGTAGTTTAGGAGATGCAGTGTCTTCGGAACTACGTACAAGACAGCAGTGCATAGCTGAGATCACAGAGATGATTCAT GTTGCAAGCCTTCTTCATGATGATGTGTTGGATGATGCCGACACAAGACGTGGTATTCCTTCATTAAATGATATCATGGGAAACAAG TTGGCAGTTTTAGCTGGGGATTTTCTCCTTTCTCGAGCTTGTGTGGCGCTTGCATCCTTGAAAAACACGGAG GTTGTATCGTTGTTAGCAACAGTGGTAGAGCATCTTGTTACTGGTGAAACTATGCAAATGACCACGTCGTCTGATCAGCGGTGTAG CATGGAACATTATATGCAGAAGACATATTACAAGACAGCATCATTGATTTCAAACAGCTGCAAGGCTATTGCTATTCTTGCTGGACAAACAACAGAAGTCGCCGTGCTGGCTTACGAGTATGGCAGAAACCTG GGTTTGGCATTTCAATTGATAGATGATGTTCTTGATTTCACTGGGACATCAGCGTCCTTGGGGAAGGGTTCTTTATCTGACATTCGCCAT GGAATCGTAACAGCTCCAATCTTGTTTGCCATGGAGGAGTTTCCCCAGTTACGCACGGTTGTTGACAGGGGCTTTGATGACCCGGCAAATGTTGATCTT GCTCTTGAGTATCTTGGAAGGAGTCGTGGAATACAAAGGGCAAGGGAACTAGCCAAAAAGCATGCAGCTCTTGCCGCTACAGCAATTGATTCTCTTCCCGAGAGCGACGATGAGGATGTCCGGAAATCAAGGCGAGCACTCATAGACCTCACACATATAGTCATTACAAGAAACAAATGA
- the LOC115756692 gene encoding pentatricopeptide repeat-containing protein At5g16640, mitochondrial, with product MLLRNHYHFAGLSRLRTRIAGVQSAPREPTLTRRHRFRARPLASASTSPETPASARVSSRDSAVRPRGTDGFDGFDSFERMGRDSVCDGAVVRTPGDCSYDAKPGFGNYQVGEESSGDEAAESACSDEDDSFPVVKPLNLKNGRSDCIRSVEECEDELRHPLVREVCRLVQLQSVWNPDLEGELRHLLRSLKPRQVCAVLRAQEDERVALKFFYWADRQWRYQHDPVVYYTMLGILSKTKLCQGARRIIRLMRRRRIVREPEAFGYLMLSYSRAGHLRHALQVLTLMQKSGVEPNLSICNVVMNVLVRANRLEKAFKFMERMQLVGITPSVVTYNSLIMGYCDLHRVEDAIEMLDEMPAKGCPPDKVSYYTVMDFLCREKRVEEVRGMLQKMVRDGNLLPDRVTYDHLVHVLAKHGHGDKALEFMKEAEQKGFQIDKVGHSAIIHSFCKDGNLDKAKEIVNEMFSKGCIPDVVTYTAIIDGFCQVGKVDQARKLLKQMVRHGCKPNTVSYTALLTGLCRSGKSSEARDMMNTSEEDWWSPNAITYSVVMHGLRREGKLSEASDVAQEMVKKGFFPTPVEINLLLQSLCEKGKVDEAKRFMEECLKKGCAVNVVNFTTVIHGFCQTDNLDAALSLFDDMYLSSKHADVFTYTTLIDALGKKGRIEEATDLMMKMLKKGLLPTPVTYRTVIHRYCERGQVEDLLKLLDKMLLRQKFRTAYNQVIEKLCNFGNLEAAEKLLGKVLGTASRIDGNTCHVLMESYLSKGIPLSAYKVACKMFRRNMIPDLKLCERVSKGLMSEGKMVEADKLMLLFVERGHVMPQS from the coding sequence ATGCTGCTCAGGAATCATTACCATTTCGCGGGTCTTTCTCGGTTACGCACTCGCATCGCTGGCGTTCAATCTGCTCCAAGAGAGCCCACTCTTACACGCCGACATCGTTTCCGTGCACGCCCATTAGCCTCTGCATCGACCTCACCTGAAACCCCTGCTTCCGCTCGTGTTTCCAGTCGGGATTCTGCTGTCCGGCCTAGGGGGACGGATGGTTTTGATGGGTTCGATTCGTTTGAAAGAATGGGTCGCGACAGTGTCTGTGATGGAGCGGTTGTGCGCACGCCAGGTGACTGTAGTTATGACGCTAAGCCTGGCTTCGGTAATTATCAAGTAGGCGAAGAGTCGAGCGGTGACGAAGCTGCGGAAAGCGCTTGTTCGGACGAGGATGATAGTTTTCCGGTGGTGAAACCGCTCAATTTGAAGAATGGACGGAGCGATTGCATTCGCAGTGTCGAAGAATGTGAGGATGAATTGAGACACCCTTTGGTGAGGGAAGTTTGTCGGCTGGTTCAGCTTCAGTCAGTTTGGAACCCAGACCTTGAAGGTGAGCTGAGGCATCTATTGAGGAGCCTCAAGCCGAGGCAAGTGTGCGCCGTGCTTCGCGCACAGGAGGATGAACGAGTCGCCTTGAAGTTCTTCTATTGGGCCGACCGACAGTGGCGGTACCAGCATGATCCTGTCGTGTATTATACGATGCTAGGGATCTTGAGCAAGACCAAATTGTGCCAAGGGGCTAGGAGAATTATCCGGCTCATGCGCCGAAGGCGGATCGTGCGCGAGCCTGAAGCTTTTGGATATCTCATGCTGTCTTACAGTAGGGCAGGCCATTTAAGGCACGCCTTGCAGGTTCTGACGTTGATGCAGAAATCAGGTGTTGAACCTAATTTATCAATCTGCAACGTGGTGATGAATGTCCTTGTAAGGGCTAATAGGCTTGAAAAGGCATTTAAGTTCATGGAGAGAATGCAACTTGTTGGAATTACTCCGAGTGTGGTTACTTATAATAGTTTAATCATGGGTTACTGTGATTTGCATCGTGTTGAGGATGCCATTGAGATGCTTGATGAAATGCCTGCGAAGGGTTGTCCTCCAGATAAGGTCAGTTACTACACTGTTATGGATTTCCTATGTAGAGAAAAAAGGGTTGAAGAAGTGAGGGGGATGCTGCAGAAAATGGTAAGGGACGGTAATTTATTACCAGACCGGGTTACTTATGATCATCTAGTCCATGTGCTTGCCAAGCATGGTCACGGAGACAAGGCTCTTGAATTTATGAAGGAAGCAGAACAGAAAGGATTTCAGATTGATAAAGTAGGGCATAGTGCCataattcattcattttgtaaGGATGGGAATCTAGATAAGGCAAAGGAAATAGTGAACGAGATGTTCTCGAAGGGTTGCATCCCCGATGTGGTGACATATACTGCTATTATTGATGGGTTTTGTCAAGTAGGTAAAGTAGATCAAGCTAGAAAGCTGCTTAAGCAGATGGTAAGGCATGGCTGCAAGCCAAACACTGTATCTTATACAGCCTTGTTAACTGGGCTCTGTCGAAGTGGTAAGTCTTCAGAAGCTAGAGACATGATGAACACAAGTGAAGAGGACTGGTGGAGTCCTAATGCCATTACTTACAGTGTTGTGATGCATGGGCTGCGCAGGGAGGGAAAATTGTCAGAGGCCAGTGACGTAGCTCAAGAGATGGTGAAGAAGGGATTCTTCCCCACTCCTGTTGAAATTAACTTACTTCTTCAGTCTCTGtgcgaaaagggaaaagtggACGAGGCTAAAAGGTTCATGGAAGAATGTCTGAAGAAGGGGTGTGCAGTTAATGTTGTTAACTTTACCACCGTAATTCATGGGTTCTGTCAGACAGATAATTTAGACGCAGCTCTATCTTTGTTCGATGACATGTACCTCAGCAGCAAACATGCTGATGTATTCACATATACGACACTCATAGATGCATtggggaagaagggaagaattGAAGAGGCAACCGACCTTATGATGAAGATGTTGAAGAAGGGTTTACTTCCTACTCCGGTTACATACAGGACAGTCATACACCGTTATTGTGAAAGGGGTCAGGTGGAAGATTTATTAAAGTTGTTGGACAAGATGCTTTTAAGGCAAAAGTTCAGAACAGCATACAATCAAGTCATTGAGAAGCTTTGTAATTTTGGAAACTTAGAGGCAGCGGAAAAACTTCTGGGTAAGGTTCTGGGAACGGCCTCTCGTATTGACGGCAATACATGCCATGTCTTAATGGAGAGTTACTTGAGCAAGGGGATCCCTCTGTCAGCTTACAAAGTTGCATGCAAAATGTTCCGGCGAAATATGATTCCTGATTTAAAACTGTGTGAGAGAGTGAGTAAAGGACTTATGTCAGAAGGGAAAATGGTGGAGGCAGATAAGCTTATGTTACTCTTTGTGGAACGTGGACACGTTATGCCTCAGAGTTGA